In Archangium violaceum, the following are encoded in one genomic region:
- a CDS encoding glycosyltransferase, with protein MAGRVLHLAAGNLYGGVESFLVTLARAPRRLEHRFALFFEGRLASELRAAGASVEVLGPARLGRPWTLVAPQLRLRRLLSSWRPELVLVHSSWLKAAAGPALLGHRQALFLHGPVDPRFALDRLLAWLPPHALLSNSAFTAASASTLLPRLAPLVVGCPVEDRAPREPGVRHAVRQELGLPERTPVIVQVSRLEAWKGQELLLDALALLPRETDWVCLVVGGAQRPEEQAFLARLRARADTPGLSGRVRFLGQRSDVPRLLSAADVFCQPNLGPEPFGIVFVEAMYAGLPVLTTDMGGARELVDDSCGARVPPRADAVAEVLARWLVDPEARRALGLAGRHRAEGLHVPSVRVPLLEEALERALRP; from the coding sequence GTGGCCGGCCGTGTGCTCCACCTGGCGGCGGGAAATCTGTACGGTGGCGTGGAGAGCTTCCTCGTCACCCTGGCCAGGGCGCCCCGGCGCCTGGAGCACCGCTTCGCCCTGTTCTTCGAGGGCCGTCTCGCCTCGGAGCTGCGCGCGGCCGGCGCCTCCGTGGAGGTGCTCGGCCCGGCCCGGCTCGGCCGCCCGTGGACCCTCGTCGCACCCCAGCTCCGGCTCCGCCGGCTCCTGTCCTCGTGGCGCCCGGAGCTCGTGCTCGTCCACTCCTCCTGGCTGAAGGCCGCCGCGGGCCCCGCCCTGCTCGGTCACCGCCAGGCCCTGTTCCTCCATGGGCCCGTCGATCCCCGCTTCGCGTTGGATCGGCTGCTGGCGTGGCTGCCTCCCCACGCGCTCCTGTCCAACTCGGCCTTCACCGCCGCCTCCGCCTCCACCCTGCTCCCCCGGCTCGCGCCGCTCGTCGTCGGCTGCCCCGTCGAGGACCGCGCTCCGAGAGAGCCCGGCGTACGGCACGCCGTCCGCCAGGAGCTGGGCCTCCCCGAGCGCACCCCCGTCATCGTCCAGGTGAGCCGCCTGGAGGCCTGGAAGGGTCAGGAGCTGCTCCTGGACGCGCTCGCGCTCCTGCCTCGCGAAACGGACTGGGTCTGCCTGGTGGTGGGCGGCGCCCAGCGCCCCGAGGAGCAGGCCTTCCTCGCCCGCCTGCGGGCCCGGGCCGACACGCCTGGCCTGTCCGGCCGGGTCCGCTTCCTCGGCCAGCGCTCCGACGTCCCCCGGCTGCTCTCCGCCGCCGACGTCTTCTGCCAGCCCAACCTCGGCCCCGAGCCCTTCGGCATCGTCTTCGTCGAGGCCATGTACGCCGGCCTTCCCGTGCTCACCACCGACATGGGCGGCGCTCGGGAGCTCGTCGATGACTCCTGTGGCGCCCGGGTGCCTCCCCGGGCCGACGCCGTCGCCGAGGTGCTCGCGCGCTGGCTCGTCGACCCTGAAGCGAGGCGCGCCCTTGGACTCGCCGGGCGCCACCGCGCCGAGGGTCTTCATGTCCCTTCTGTCCGCGTGCCCCTGCTGGAGGAGGCGCTCGAGCGCGCCCTGCGGCCCTGA
- a CDS encoding GNAT family N-acetyltransferase, translating to MSTDSDPIHHRELEPLVIPPVTLEGMAVRLEPLTMRHVAALAEVAEPDIFEHFPQVLRTAGDMETYITTALEAAERGVERPFAILERETGAVVGSTRYLDIQRHHRTVEIGNTWLAKRVWRSRVNTESKYLLLRHAFEELKVMRVQLKTDRRNTRSRAAIERLGARFEGILRQHMLVRGGVVRDSAYYSILDGEWPEVKAGLERKLTER from the coding sequence ATGAGCACCGATTCCGATCCCATCCACCACCGTGAGCTCGAGCCCCTGGTCATCCCGCCGGTGACGCTGGAGGGTATGGCCGTGCGCCTGGAACCACTGACAATGCGCCACGTGGCGGCATTGGCGGAGGTAGCCGAGCCGGACATCTTCGAGCACTTTCCCCAGGTATTACGCACGGCCGGGGACATGGAGACGTACATCACCACGGCGCTGGAGGCGGCGGAGCGAGGGGTGGAGAGGCCCTTCGCGATCCTCGAGCGTGAAACGGGCGCGGTGGTAGGCAGCACGCGTTACCTGGACATCCAGCGCCATCACCGGACGGTGGAGATTGGCAACACGTGGCTGGCGAAGCGGGTCTGGCGCTCGAGGGTGAACACGGAGAGCAAGTACCTGCTGTTGAGGCACGCGTTCGAGGAGCTGAAGGTGATGAGGGTGCAGCTCAAGACGGACCGGCGCAACACGCGTTCGAGAGCGGCGATCGAGCGCCTGGGAGCGCGCTTCGAGGGAATCCTGCGCCAGCACATGCTGGTGCGAGGCGGAGTGGTGCGAGACTCGGCGTACTACAGCATCCTGGATGGAGAGTGGCCGGAGGTGAAGGCGGGGCTGGAGCGGAAGCTGACCGAGCGCTGA
- the rpoN gene encoding RNA polymerase factor sigma-54 translates to MAMELKQSLKLSQQLVMTPQLQQAIKLLQLSRMELLEQVREEMDQNPLLEQPDEAPFGDTAEKEPGEASLEAGNTELPMGVEARTPDAAPEFKADGDGPPEIDWEAYLNSYQFNEPTTASNRGNVATEDLPSFEANLVEKEDLVDHLQEQLGTLRLNEAERRIGMLILGNLDHDGYLKLDDVEGDPLIRLANEADVPMSVAERTLRRIQNLEPKGCAARDLQECLLIQVAALKEKYAPLLGLIIKRHMKYLESKNLPAIAKDLKVSLEEVVEASKLLPRLDPKPGRNFSGDDAQYITPDVFVYKLGDDDYTVVLNDDGLSKLRISGTYRNALKGGGVGPGQTKEFIQEKLRSAQWLIRSIHQRQRTIYKVTESIVKFQRDFLDKGIAHLKPLILRDVAEDIGMHESTVSRVTTNKYVHTPQGIFELKYFFNSSIARVSGEDTASEAVKHHIKQLVSQEDPRNPYSDQKIVELLKAQGTEIARRTVAKYREVLGILPSSKRKRYF, encoded by the coding sequence ATGGCGATGGAACTCAAGCAGAGCCTGAAGCTGTCGCAGCAGCTGGTGATGACGCCCCAGCTGCAGCAGGCCATCAAGCTGCTGCAACTCTCCAGGATGGAGCTGCTGGAGCAGGTCCGGGAGGAGATGGACCAGAACCCGCTCCTGGAGCAGCCGGACGAGGCGCCATTCGGGGATACGGCGGAGAAGGAGCCGGGCGAGGCCTCGCTGGAAGCGGGGAACACCGAGCTGCCGATGGGGGTGGAGGCACGGACGCCGGACGCGGCGCCGGAGTTCAAGGCGGACGGGGACGGGCCGCCGGAGATCGACTGGGAGGCGTACCTCAACAGCTACCAGTTCAACGAGCCCACGACGGCCTCCAACCGGGGCAACGTGGCGACGGAGGATCTGCCTTCCTTCGAGGCCAACCTCGTGGAGAAGGAGGATCTGGTCGATCATCTCCAGGAGCAGCTGGGGACGCTGCGGCTCAACGAGGCCGAGCGGCGCATCGGCATGCTCATCCTGGGCAACCTGGACCATGACGGGTACCTGAAGCTGGACGATGTGGAGGGGGATCCGCTCATCCGCCTGGCCAACGAGGCGGACGTGCCCATGTCGGTGGCGGAGCGGACGTTGCGCCGCATCCAGAACCTGGAGCCCAAGGGGTGCGCGGCGAGGGATCTGCAGGAGTGCCTGCTCATCCAGGTGGCGGCGCTGAAGGAGAAGTACGCGCCGCTGCTGGGGCTGATCATCAAGCGGCACATGAAGTACCTCGAGAGCAAGAACCTTCCGGCGATCGCGAAGGACTTGAAGGTGTCGCTCGAGGAGGTGGTGGAGGCGTCCAAGCTGTTGCCGAGGCTGGATCCGAAGCCGGGCCGCAACTTCAGCGGGGACGACGCGCAGTACATCACGCCGGACGTGTTCGTCTACAAGCTGGGGGATGACGACTACACGGTGGTGCTCAACGACGATGGCCTGTCGAAGCTGAGGATTTCTGGCACGTACCGGAACGCGCTGAAGGGTGGTGGGGTGGGGCCTGGACAGACGAAGGAGTTCATCCAGGAGAAGCTGCGAAGCGCGCAGTGGCTGATCCGGTCGATCCACCAGCGCCAGCGCACCATCTACAAGGTGACCGAGAGCATCGTGAAGTTCCAGAGGGACTTCCTGGACAAGGGCATCGCGCACCTCAAGCCGCTGATCCTGAGGGACGTGGCGGAGGACATCGGGATGCACGAGTCGACGGTGTCGCGCGTGACGACGAACAAGTACGTGCACACGCCGCAGGGCATTTTCGAGCTGAAGTATTTCTTCAACTCGTCGATCGCGCGGGTGTCGGGTGAGGACACGGCGAGCGAAGCGGTGAAGCACCACATCAAGCAGCTGGTGTCACAGGAAGACCCGCGCAATCCGTACTCGGACCAGAAGATCGTGGAGTTGTTGAAGGCGCAGGGGACGGAGATCGCGAGGCGCACGGTGGCCAAGTACCGTGAGGTGCTGGGGATCCTGCCGAGCAGCAAGCGCAAGCGTTATTTCTGA
- the lptB gene encoding LPS export ABC transporter ATP-binding protein: MSGQLWAEGLQKTFRRRKVVQGVSFHVSQGEVVGLLGPNGAGKTTSFNMVVGLVRPDAGRVRVDTEDLTHLPMHRRSLRGVGYLPQEASIFRKLTVRENFLAVLELQRGLDRAAREKRAQELLEEFGLGHVADSLGETLSGGERRRAEIARSLIPEPRFILFDEPFAGVDPINVGDLQRQIAHLKSRGLGVLITDHNVQDTLGICDRAYIIAQGQILEEGTPTQIASSARAREVYLGERFRLQSV, from the coding sequence ATGAGCGGGCAGTTGTGGGCCGAGGGTCTGCAGAAGACCTTCCGGCGGCGCAAGGTGGTGCAGGGCGTGTCCTTCCACGTCTCGCAGGGCGAGGTGGTGGGACTGCTGGGCCCCAACGGCGCCGGGAAGACGACGAGCTTCAACATGGTGGTGGGCCTGGTGCGGCCGGACGCTGGCCGGGTGCGCGTGGACACCGAGGACCTCACCCACCTGCCCATGCACCGGCGCTCGCTCCGGGGCGTGGGCTACCTCCCCCAGGAGGCCTCCATCTTCCGCAAGCTCACCGTGCGCGAGAACTTCCTGGCCGTGCTGGAGCTGCAGCGGGGGCTGGACAGGGCCGCTCGCGAGAAGCGTGCCCAGGAGCTGCTGGAGGAGTTCGGCCTGGGCCACGTGGCCGACTCGCTGGGCGAGACGCTCTCCGGAGGCGAGCGCCGCCGCGCGGAGATCGCCCGCTCGCTCATCCCCGAGCCCCGCTTCATCCTCTTCGACGAGCCCTTCGCGGGGGTGGACCCCATCAACGTGGGAGACCTCCAGCGGCAGATTGCCCACCTGAAGTCCCGGGGCCTGGGCGTCCTCATCACCGACCACAACGTCCAGGACACCCTCGGCATCTGCGATCGCGCCTACATCATCGCACAGGGTCAAATCCTGGAGGAGGGAACGCCCACGCAGATCGCCTCCTCGGCGAGGGCGCGGGAGGTCTACCTGGGGGAGCGATTCCGCTTGCAGTCGGTGTAG